The Vigna unguiculata cultivar IT97K-499-35 chromosome 11, ASM411807v1, whole genome shotgun sequence genomic sequence CGCGCTGAGGAACATCCTCGAATCCGGCGACGGCCGTGATGTCGACGCTGTGGACGCGGAAGGTCGCACCGCGCTGCTCTTCGTAGCGGGACTTGGCTCCGAACCGTGCGTGAAGCTGCTGGCGGAAGCCGGCGCAAACCTGGACCACCGCGACCGCAGCGGTGGTCTCGCTGCGCTGCACATGGCGGCGGGGTACGTGAGGCCCGGCGTGGCGAAGGTGCTGCTGGATCTCGGCGCGGATCCTGAGGTGGCGGATGACCGTGGAAGAACGGCGTTGGATCTGGCGCGGGAGATTCTGAAGGCGACGCCGAAGGGGAATCCGATGCAGTTCGGGCGCAGGATTGGACTTGAGGGAGTggttagggttttggaaggGGCTGTGTTCGAGTACGCGGAGGTGGAGGAGATTCTTGAACGGAGAGGGAAGGGAGAGAATTTGGAGTACCTTGTGCGGTGGAAGGACGGTGGTGCGAATGATTGGGTGAAGGCGAAGTTTGTGGCGGAGGATCTTGTCAGAGACTACGAGGCCGGGCTTGAATACGCCGTGGCCGAGGCTGTGCTTGCGAAAAGGGTCGCGGATGAAGGGACGCCCGAGTTTTTAGTTAAATGGGCCGATTTGGATGAGCCCACTTGGGAGCCCCAGGAGAATGTGGACCCTGACCTTGTGAAAGCGTTCGAGGAAACCAACAACCAGGCCCAGCCCAGCAGTAATGGGCCTGCTGTCGTTGTTTCCACTCAAGATAACCcgtaattattttttgtgtgtgttatgTTATGACTAGGATCAGCACTGTTACACATTTTCGGGAGctcgttaataattattttgtgcCAATTCAAGTGAACGGCTAGAAAAATCTAAATCaaattctatacaaattttCCTCGCGGCATCATCGTACTATGTTATAtgaatactattatttttatctctaccAATATAATTTAGTATCAATAGGTTGTTGATAAGACTGAGGataaaacaactttaaaacaagaatgaataaaagtatatatatatccaaatgTGGTGATTACTTACCATtattataaatgagaatgtTATGCAACGTAAAGCTATTAATAATAAACAGGAAGAATTGTTTAGTATTtgaaaacaatggttaataataatagattaatttttttagtaagacAATAGGTACTAAATGGAACAGTATAGCATTCCAAAAGAAGagttgaaaataatgattacaCATGGATGTAAAAGGAAGATAGAAAGGAGTTAAGAAGGTATATTGAATGGTTACGCAATTAAAGAAAGTGATGTGATGTTTTTGAGCTGAATTTCCTTTTGGATGCACAGATATTTTGGTGCAGTGAAGAGCTATGAATGTTCATATAGAAATCTTGTTTCTTGGTCGTTTTCACAGCTAATACCCCTATCAACTACTTTCATGCTTCATACAAACCAATCAATAAACGTGGTTTTGTGGTAATTTCTGTAAAAATATGTTGATGGAAACAAAATAAGAGTTTAACTATATAATGTAATACATGTGTGGTTTCAATTTCGAAACacttaaaatcaattcataataataaattatttaaaaacatccaaaattaatttttaaaatcaattgtagacagaaaatacacataaaaaaaatcattttttttaacttctttatcgatcaaaattgatttttttacatcaaatagaataatttttcgAAGTGTTTCCAAACACATTACTAGAAATCAAAAtctaaagtttaaatatttcttctttttctttattttttgatatcacttttaaaaataaaatcgtaATGAAACATAAACTTCAAAACGAATAAGACTTCAGGCATATCAAATCTTTCCTATACAATTATATCTAATAATACAATTtaagtaaattataaaattaattcaacCCAATTCTTCGCAAATCCATTTTGGTCCGTCTTCACACACCTctctcaaataaatattaaaagttaaaaaaatattagattttagatcgaaagaaaaatatttatttatgtaatataaaatataatgttatttgttttattttcttattataaattgttaaatattgTATATGTATTATAGATAAAATagatttatatatacaaataaatgtaaatcttatttttagaactctatttgtaaaaattgactaaatttataattcatttcTTATGATGATG encodes the following:
- the LOC114170685 gene encoding signal recognition particle 43 kDa protein, chloroplastic, with amino-acid sequence MEAIFVPKPASHSHFKTKFSPNPKHVLKQQPFLHVRQNPTRFRLVTAALQNQQEAAAAAFKDTEDESYGEVKGIIGSRALDAAAGMEYLIEWKDGHAPSWVPADFIAKDVVAEYETPWWTAAKKADEPALRNILESGDGRDVDAVDAEGRTALLFVAGLGSEPCVKLLAEAGANLDHRDRSGGLAALHMAAGYVRPGVAKVLLDLGADPEVADDRGRTALDLAREILKATPKGNPMQFGRRIGLEGVVRVLEGAVFEYAEVEEILERRGKGENLEYLVRWKDGGANDWVKAKFVAEDLVRDYEAGLEYAVAEAVLAKRVADEGTPEFLVKWADLDEPTWEPQENVDPDLVKAFEETNNQAQPSSNGPAVVVSTQDNP